Genomic segment of Coleofasciculus sp. FACHB-1120:
GCAGCCGGATAAGCAACCATTGGGTATCGCCCAGCTTCCAAAAATCCTCTGAGTACCTCAGTGACGTTGTAGATTTTCACAAACCAGATGCTGGTCGCCCCCAGCATAAACCACAGGCTGTACAGAATTGCGAAACCGAATAGTAGCGGAATCGTACTTAAAAAGTAATCGCTTATTTTTAAACCCAACCGCGCCCCAGCGTAGCCAATTAGCACTCCTCCAAAGACTAAATCTGGCAACCCCCAAGGAGAAAAGGCGCGGGTAGAAAGCCAAAATTGGCTGCTGATGGGCTTCAGCAGCACAAAGTCTAGCGTTCCTTGCTGAACCTGATCGACAATCCGGTTTAAATTTGGCACCAAGAAAGTATTAGAAAAGCCTTGCAGGATGGTAAAAACTCCCAACACAACCAAAGCTTCTTCCCACTTCCAGCCCTCAAAGGTGTAACCATTGCGGTAGAACAAGGACAACCCAAACATACTACCTGCAAGGTTTCCCAAACTACTGAATGCTGCCAGAACAAAATTGACCCGGTATTCCAGTTCGGCAGCGATCGCTGTACTCCAAAATAGCTTTAGTACCCGTAGATATCGTTGCATCTTCTCAAGCTTGCAAGGTGTGCCAATTTGAAAGTAACGCGATTTGCGAATAGCAACACGGCGAAAGCGATCGCGTCTTTAAATCCCACTTTTCTGACGCGGATCGTCGCTGGGAGGATGCCAGCCGCCTTGCACCCAAAACCGACGAGATTTCTGAATAAAACCATCATTATGAAACTCATCATTAAAATCAAGTCGATTGCAAGTAGCTCTACCTGTAGGGGTAATACCTAAAATTTTTATACCGTCTGCTGTTGTCCAGATAAAATGTTCAGCCCACGGTTGCTGACGAGGATTAAATAAGGGTATTTCTTCTTGAGTTTCTGTGTCAATTCCTACTATAAAATTATAACGACGCTCATTACAGCGACGGCAAGCTAAAGCTAAATTTTCAATCTCATCAGACCCTCCCAAAGACTGCGGCAACAAATGCTCTATGGTGAGTAGAGATGTACTCAAAAATTCAGGAGAATGGCAATACTCGCACAAATATTTTGCTCGTTGCCGTACCAACTGCTGGAGCTTATTTGAAATCGTCACGGTTGAGCAGCAATTTGGGCGTTGATGTAGGTAAAAATCATGTCTAATTCTCCTATACCCTCCAGTTCAGCAGCTTCTTCTGGCGTAAGCAGATCAGCCTTTTTTTTATCCAAAAGTTCTTCCATCCGGGACTGGAGTTCTTCTGTGAACTTGAAAAGATTCATATTCTTTACTTTTTCAACTCGGATGCCAGTCGTTAGCCAAGAAGAGGGTCTAATTACTACTGGGGTCATGGCATTTTTATAGTAGCTTTAGTTCGGTTGTACTATTATAGCGATCGCGCCTTCACACTTTATATCTATGAGCGATGGATAGTTAGGGATGCGATCACTTTACTCCAAAATAGCCCTAGTAGGCGCAAGCTTTGTTGCTTTCCCAGAAACGGTTAAAGATAGAATTTGACAAACTTGCTACAGAAAACCATGCAAAAGTTACTTGCTACTGGATTGAATACAGCAGTGGAGCACTCTAATGAATAAACCGACAGGAGATGACATAGGCGACTCAGTAAGTAGTTCGCGGGAAAGTTGGTTTGAGAGAAAGAAAGCCTGGGAGTACATAAGCCGTTACTTTCAAGATGGCAAAAAAGAGATTCGGATCGCCTCCGGTTTTTTTACTATAAGAGGTTGGGGACTGATCCGAAGATACACAACTGGTAAGCGTGTTTACCTCCTGGTTGGTATTGACGACCCCGGCGAAGATCGGGCACGAAAAGCTCTGATTGATGAAATTATGCGCGATCTGCGTACTGGCTTGGACAGAGATCGACGGCAGACCGTGCTTGATTTAGTAAAAAAAATGGAGTCCGGTCGTTTATGCCTTGTAGATGCTAGGGCTACAGATCATCATGCCAAGCTCTACATAGTTGACTGTAAGGTAGCTATTATGGCTTCGTCCAACCTAACTGGACGTGGTTTGATGGAGCAAATCGAGTCTGGCAATGTCATCACTAAACGTCGTGAAGTTGTCGCACTTGCGAATGAGTTTGATAATTACTTTGCACAAGCAAAAGATATCACGCAGGAACTACTAGAAGCCCTCTGGCTCTGGCTAAATTTTGTGCGTCCTTGGGATGTCTATCTAAAAACTATGCTGGCTCTAGAAGACCTTCAGCCTGTCAAGGGAAACTATAAAAAACGTCCTGTTAGTTACCAGATAGACATGATTGCTCAAACGCTCCGTCAAATCCGCGATTTTGGCGGTTCGATGCTAGTAGCCTCTACCGGGCTAGGCAAGACTGTGGTCGCAGTTCATGTGGCGTTGCACCTCCGTGAGGACGACGAGATTGATAATGTCATAGTTATTGGTCCAAAGGCAGTCCGAAACATTTGGAAGCGCGAAATGCGTGATGCTGCTCTACCTTGTGAATATTTTATTCGTCAGGCTTTTGACAAAGAAAGTTCCGCTCAAGATAGTAGCCTTGAATTATTTGAAGAAATTGCAGAGAATATCCACCAACAGCATTGGCTGCTAATCATAGACGAAAGCCATACTTTTAGAAATCGCCACAAGCAAGATTTATTCAATATGAAAAAGCGACCGGCAGAAGCTAGGGCATTTGTCAGGTTGAAAACGCTTTTCAAAGAAAATAAACTCAAGGTACTACTTCTGACTGGCTCTCCTTATGCAAGAAATACTGATAATATAAATAATCAGTTATTTTTATTGCCTCATACTGCTGAAAGCCGTGCTTTATTGGACGATTATGTAGATGATGCACGTTCATGGCACATCAATGAGACTGATGAGTTTATTCACTTACCAGTAGCTTCCCAACTAACTACACCTCACGTAGCGAAATATTACGGTCAACCGGATGGACAAGAGATTTACATCACCTTTGGCGAAGACAAGAAATACATTCCAAAGGTGAAATTACACAGTATTACTTTCCCTCTTCCACTGGAAACAGAACTTACTAAGGCTATTATTAATTGCTACTTTGATCTAAACTCACGTAAGCCAATGTTTAGAGAACTTATAAGGAGATTGGTTAAAATAGCGTGGTCAAGTTCACCTTTAGCAATTCGCGGAGTCCTTGAGAATGTTATTGATACTCCAGGAGGAAAAAATGAGTATAAACTTGGAAAACTAGAGTTTGCATTTACACGCCAGGAAAGACAAAAAATTATATTACCTATAATCGAAAAACTGCATGAGTACAGTTTTGAGAGTGACGCTAAACTAAAATCACTTTGTCTCATTCTTAAAGAGCTTCAGCAGAGGTCAGAAAAGGCTATTATATTTTGCGAACGACGGGCAACTATTATTTACTTGTTACAAGCTTTAGCTAAGTTAATACCTTCCCTGCGTGTAGTCACTACGATAGAGCAGGGAGAGTCTATTCATAAATACGAGATGAAGGAAACCAAAGAAATAGAGAAACTTATTAAACAGTTTGCACCAGTGGCTAACGATGCTGAAGGCAAGTATGAGGAAAATTATGATGTCTTCATTTCAACAGATGCTCATGGGGTCGGTGTCAATATGCAGGATGCGTCTATAGTCATCAATTATGATATTGATTGGACTCCCATTAGTCCAGTCCAGCGTGCTGGTCGCATACTGCGTTTTTGGCATTCTCCTCGAACGGTTGAAGTATATACTTTTATTCCTACTTTGACGGATAAGACAAATCTTGAATATGATTTGGTAGGCATCAGACGTCGCTGGGAAAATCTTATGGCACGTCATGAGGAATCTAGAAAGTTGACTGATTTGTCTGTCTTAACTACCAGGATTACACAAAAAATTAATATGTCAGATGTGGCATCAGAAGTAACTATAAGATCGGGGCAATTAGACCTGGAAGCTATAGCCGATATGGATATCTCACCCTACTTCCAGCACACAGCTAAACTACAGGATAATCGTAACTATGCTGAGACTATTCCTAGTGATATTATTAGTGCCAAAGTTTACTCAGAACATAGCCCTTCAATTTACGTTCTGCTGAATCATAATGGTAAGTATCACGGGCTTGTTTATAATCCTAAAACCAAACAATTGCGTGAGCCGACTGTTGTTAAGCTCCTCGATCTAATTGCCTGCACTGAAGAGACTGAAACGGCTTTGGTTGATTACGACCAAGTTGAAGAATTGAGTGATGCTTGCATTCAAGCTTGGTGTGACCAACAGAGTATTAAACCTGAAGATGTTGTCCGAGAATGCGCCCTGTACCTGAAACCAGAGAATGAGGGGGATGCTGTCAAGGATTGGCTTAATGCTCAATACCCCATCTAGAAACGCGATCGCATTCTTGCCCCTCTTTCTCCCTAAGCCCCCATCCCTGAATATTGTTTCAATCCCCGTCGCCACATCCAACGATTCCAGACAAAAAACAGCAAACACCAACCGAACATTGTCAACAAACCCCGCCCTAAATCCACTGGCAACCCTACCAACAACGCCGCCGGGAAATACACCAGATAGGGGAACGGCGTCCACTGCACCACCTCACGCACCGTTGGCGGAAAAACTTCTAGGGGTGCAACAACGCCAGAAAGAAACAGATACAGCAAATACCAGAATTGCTCAATGGCGCTAGCGCGTTCCGTCCAAAAAGCAAATAGAGCAAACGTGTATTGGATGAGAAAACGGAGTGTGAAGGCGATCGCGACCACCCCAA
This window contains:
- a CDS encoding ABC transporter permease — translated: MQRYLRVLKLFWSTAIAAELEYRVNFVLAAFSSLGNLAGSMFGLSLFYRNGYTFEGWKWEEALVVLGVFTILQGFSNTFLVPNLNRIVDQVQQGTLDFVLLKPISSQFWLSTRAFSPWGLPDLVFGGVLIGYAGARLGLKISDYFLSTIPLLFGFAILYSLWFMLGATSIWFVKIYNVTEVLRGFLEAGRYPMVAYPAAYRFFFTFVVPVAFLTTIPAEAMLGRVEVGWMVSAGVLALALLFASRVFWRFALRFYTSASS
- a CDS encoding HNH endonuclease produces the protein MTISNKLQQLVRQRAKYLCEYCHSPEFLSTSLLTIEHLLPQSLGGSDEIENLALACRRCNERRYNFIVGIDTETQEEIPLFNPRQQPWAEHFIWTTADGIKILGITPTGRATCNRLDFNDEFHNDGFIQKSRRFWVQGGWHPPSDDPRQKSGI
- a CDS encoding helicase-related protein; amino-acid sequence: MNKPTGDDIGDSVSSSRESWFERKKAWEYISRYFQDGKKEIRIASGFFTIRGWGLIRRYTTGKRVYLLVGIDDPGEDRARKALIDEIMRDLRTGLDRDRRQTVLDLVKKMESGRLCLVDARATDHHAKLYIVDCKVAIMASSNLTGRGLMEQIESGNVITKRREVVALANEFDNYFAQAKDITQELLEALWLWLNFVRPWDVYLKTMLALEDLQPVKGNYKKRPVSYQIDMIAQTLRQIRDFGGSMLVASTGLGKTVVAVHVALHLREDDEIDNVIVIGPKAVRNIWKREMRDAALPCEYFIRQAFDKESSAQDSSLELFEEIAENIHQQHWLLIIDESHTFRNRHKQDLFNMKKRPAEARAFVRLKTLFKENKLKVLLLTGSPYARNTDNINNQLFLLPHTAESRALLDDYVDDARSWHINETDEFIHLPVASQLTTPHVAKYYGQPDGQEIYITFGEDKKYIPKVKLHSITFPLPLETELTKAIINCYFDLNSRKPMFRELIRRLVKIAWSSSPLAIRGVLENVIDTPGGKNEYKLGKLEFAFTRQERQKIILPIIEKLHEYSFESDAKLKSLCLILKELQQRSEKAIIFCERRATIIYLLQALAKLIPSLRVVTTIEQGESIHKYEMKETKEIEKLIKQFAPVANDAEGKYEENYDVFISTDAHGVGVNMQDASIVINYDIDWTPISPVQRAGRILRFWHSPRTVEVYTFIPTLTDKTNLEYDLVGIRRRWENLMARHEESRKLTDLSVLTTRITQKINMSDVASEVTIRSGQLDLEAIADMDISPYFQHTAKLQDNRNYAETIPSDIISAKVYSEHSPSIYVLLNHNGKYHGLVYNPKTKQLREPTVVKLLDLIACTEETETALVDYDQVEELSDACIQAWCDQQSIKPEDVVRECALYLKPENEGDAVKDWLNAQYPI